One genomic window of Saccopteryx bilineata isolate mSacBil1 chromosome 4, mSacBil1_pri_phased_curated, whole genome shotgun sequence includes the following:
- the ANKRD63 gene encoding ankyrin repeat domain-containing protein 63, translating to MLKPKDLCPRAGTRTFLEAMQAGKVHLARFVLDALDRSIIDCRAEQGRTPLMVAVGLPDPALRARFVRLLLEQGAAVNLRDERGRTALSLACERGHLDAVQLLVQFSGDPEAADSAGNSPVMWAAACGHGAVLEFLVRSFRRLGLRLDRTNRAGLTALQLAASRGHGTCVQALTGPWGRAAAAAAARGSNSDSPPGRPAPAPSPERRRPSPRRLPRPLLARFARAAGGHGHGGEASSGGKSSGRHRAQGSERPELGRSMSLALGAVTEEETARLRMGALMARPHSPQSSGTGRWRSHEVLEGAPPTLPQAAIGLSPHPEGGPGSGRLGLRRRSTAPDIPSLVGETPGPERDPELEANAVPHSMPGPQPLQSGSEAVMLHAQR from the coding sequence ATGCTCAAGCCCAAGGACCTGTGCCCGAGAGCGGGTACGCGCACCTTCCTGGAGGCCATGCAGGCGGGCAAAGTGCACCTGGCCCGCTTCGTGCTGGATGCGCTGGACCGAAGTATCATCGACTGCCGCGCAGAGCAGGGCCGCACGCCGCTCATGGTGGCTGTGGGGCTGCCGGACCCCGCGCTGCGCGCGCGCTTCGTGCGACTCCTGCTGGAGCAGGGTGCGGCTGTGAACCTGCGGGACGAACGCGGCCGCACGGCGCTTAGCCTGGCATGCGAGCGTGGCCACCTGGACGCTGTGCAGCTGCTGGTGCAGTTCAGCGGCGACCCCGAAGCGGCCGACTCCGCGGGCAATAGCCCGGTGATGTGGGCCGCGGCGTGTGGCCATGGGGCGGTGCTCGAGTTCCTAGTGCGCTCTTTCCGCCGCCTCGGCCTGCGCCTCGACCGCACGAACCGTGCGGGTCTTACAGCGCTGCAGCTGGCCGCTTCCCGCGGCCACGGAACTTGTGTGCAGGCCCTGACCGGGCCCTGGGGCcgcgcagccgccgccgccgcggcccGGGGATCCAACTCCGACAGCCCCCCTGGCCGTCCGGCGCCCGCGCCCAGCCCAGAGCGCAGACGACCCAGTCCCCGCCGCCTACCGCGACCTCTCTTGGCGCGCTTTGCGCGAGCGGCCGGTGGCCATGGTCACGGCGGCGAGGCTAGCTCAGGGGGCAAGAGCTCGGGCCGGCACCGGGCACAGGGGAGCGAGCGGCCCGAGCTGGGCCGGAGCATGAGTCTGGCTCTGGGTGCTGTGACCGAGGAGGAGACGGCTCGACTGCGGATGGGAGCCCTGATGGCCCGACCACACTCGCCCCAATCTTCGGGGACCGGGCGGTGGCGTTCACACGAAGTGCTGGAGGGAGCGCCCCCAACCTTACCGCAAGCCGCCATCGGCCTTAGCCCCCACCCCGAGGGCGGCCCCGGCTCCGGCCGCTTGGGTTTGCGCCGACGATCCACAGCTCCAGACATCCCTAGCCTGGTCGGCGAGACACCAGGGCCCGAGAGAGACCCGGAGTTAGAGGCCAACGCTGTGCCGCACTCGATGCCTGGGCCCCAGCCTTTGCAGTCGGGCTCGGAGGCCGTGATGTTGCACGCTCAGCGGTAA